One Micromonospora eburnea genomic region harbors:
- a CDS encoding tyrosine-protein phosphatase — protein MAARDWELVGAPNARDLGGLPAADGRRVRPGRLIRTAALGRLTDDDLPVLGKLAPACVVDLRHGTEQVVAPPDRLVGEPRVVHLPVYDAAHPVFTYVSAVLLGHDLDAYDELAREGMPAAMAAIYRWFVTGESARAGFGAAVRLAADGANLPLLFHCSAGKDRTGWLSVVLLTALGVDEAVIRADYLRHNELTESLREVLLAAMTRHRSDLDPAVARPLLEVRPQYLDAAYDEVRRVHGSFGAYLRDGLGVDDATVAALRANLLE, from the coding sequence ATGGCAGCACGGGACTGGGAACTGGTGGGCGCGCCGAACGCCCGTGACCTGGGCGGTCTGCCCGCCGCGGACGGGCGGCGGGTACGCCCGGGCCGGCTGATCCGCACCGCCGCGCTGGGCCGGCTCACCGACGACGACCTGCCGGTGCTGGGCAAGCTGGCGCCGGCCTGTGTGGTGGACCTGCGGCACGGCACCGAGCAGGTGGTCGCGCCGCCGGACCGGCTCGTCGGGGAGCCGCGGGTGGTGCACCTGCCGGTGTACGACGCGGCCCACCCGGTGTTCACGTACGTCTCGGCGGTGCTGCTCGGTCACGACCTGGACGCGTACGACGAGCTGGCCCGGGAGGGGATGCCGGCGGCGATGGCCGCGATCTACCGGTGGTTCGTCACCGGGGAGTCGGCCCGGGCCGGGTTCGGCGCGGCGGTGCGGCTGGCGGCCGACGGGGCGAACCTGCCGCTGCTGTTCCACTGCTCGGCCGGCAAGGACCGGACGGGCTGGCTGTCGGTGGTGCTGCTCACCGCCCTCGGCGTGGATGAGGCGGTGATCCGGGCCGACTACCTGCGGCACAACGAGTTGACCGAGAGCCTGCGCGAGGTGCTGCTCGCGGCGATGACCCGTCACCGGTCGGACCTGGATCCGGCGGTCGCGCGGCCGCTGCTGGAGGTGCGGCCGCAATATCTGGACGCCGCGTACGACGAGGTGCGGCGGGTGCACGGCTCGTTCGGGGCGTATCTGCGGGACGGGTTGGGGGTGGACGACGCGACGGTCGCCGCGCTGCGCGCGAACCTGTTGGAGTGA